Proteins encoded within one genomic window of Mya arenaria isolate MELC-2E11 chromosome 13, ASM2691426v1:
- the LOC128215260 gene encoding uncharacterized protein K02A2.6-like: MFMRIVEAMMMFFQNAIRTSLEGLEGVQNISDDIIVYGNSQEQHDSRLAAALRRLQEKGLTLNKQKCEFNKKTLEFFGYIFSENGFSADKKKCEIIKNTPAPQNASEVRSFLAMTNYVSRFIPNYSTTTEPLRMLVKKDAKFVWEERQQNAFDKLKSDLSSETVMTYFDPKLTTQIVADASPVGIAAIMLQGGKVVSYASKSLTDTEKRYSQTEKENLAIVWAIEHWHIYLFGHKFTVITDAKALEHIYKNPKSKPPARLERWRMKMQAYDFDVIYKPGESNMSDYLSRHPDVTKTQASNAGKIAEEYLSFITYHDVPKAMTLHDIINETSSDNDLQQVMQNVRQSSWKSNYKANTVLDTLARVKNELTVVTFKNGEVLLHGNRIVLPKQLQQKAISLAHEGHPGIVRTKQLLREKVYFPKMDKVVEDLCNSCIPCLAATDKNSREPLQMTEMPKQAWDSVSMDFCGPFPDGKYLLVLIDDFSRFPIVEIITSLNAKSVIEKLDKIFSEYGIPEVLRTDNGPPMNSADFQNFSKQFGFKHRKITPIWPQANGECERFMKTIGKVIRAAKTQKADWRTDMYAFVRNYRATKHATTKYSPAELLFGRQIRIKLPFAPSKPSKENVQVKARENDAYQKAKMKSYADAKRHAKPATFNVGDSVLVKQHKTNKFSTPFDSQPYKITKINGSMITAKRGDKSITRNSSFFKLIRLQDSDSEDDFDDFYRPGRC; the protein is encoded by the exons ATGTTTATGCGTATTGTTGAGGCTATGATGATGT TTTTCCAAAATGCAATACGGACCTCACTTGAAGGACTTGAAGGTGTACAAAACATCAGCGATGACATAATCGTGTATGGCAATTCGCAGGAGCAACACGACAGTAGACTGGCAGCCGCCCTACGACGTCTACAGGAAAAAGGCCTCACACTGAACAAACAGAAATGTGAATTCAACAAGAAAACGCTTGAATTCTTCGGCTATATTTTCAGTGAAAACGGATTttctgctgacaagaaaaagtgtgaaataatCAAAAACACACCTGCTCCACAAAACGCATCAGAAGTACGAAGCTTCCTCGCAATGACAAACTATGTCTCCAGATTCATACCAAACTACTCCACAACGACAGAACCTTTGCGAATGCTCGTGAAAAAAGATGCCAAATTCGTTTGGGAAGAAAGACAGCAAAATGcttttgataaactcaaatcGGATCTAAGCAGTGAAACTGTAATGACATATTTCGATCCAAAATTGACAACACAAATTGTTGCAGATGCAAGCCCCGTAGGCATAGCAGCAATCATGCTGCAAGGAGGGAAAGTAGTTAGCTATGCAAGCAAATCATTAACAGATACCGAGAAAAGGTACTCTCAGACCGAGAAAGAAAACTTAGCTATCGTATGGGCAATTGAACACTGGCATATATACCTCTTTGGACACAAATTCACCGTCATAACAGACGCAAAAGCGCTTGAACACATATACAAAAACCCGAAGTCCAAGCCGCCAGCCAGACTGGAACGGTGGCGAATGAAAATGCAAGCCTATGATTTTGATGTCATATACAAGCCAGGTGAATCGAACATGTCAGACTACCTAAGTAGGCACCCTGATGTCACAAAGACGCAAGCAAGCAACGCAGGAAAAATCGCAGAAGAATACCTGTCATTCATTACATACCATGATGTTCCAAAAGCGATGACGTTGCATGACATAATCAATGAGACAAGCAGTGACAACGACCTACAACAGGTGATGCAAAACGTCAGACAATCCTCGTGGAAATCAAATTACAAAGCAAATACGGTACTAGATACACTTGCACGTGTGAAAAATGAACTGACAGTTGTGACGTTCAAAAACGGCGAAGTTCTCTTGCATGGAAATAGAATCGTGTTACCTAAACAGTTGCAACAGAAGGCTATTTCATTAGCACACGAAGGACACCCAGGAATAGTTAGGACAAAACAACTATTGCGCGAAAAGGTGTACTTTCCAAAAATGGACAAAGTGGTTGAGGACTTGTGTAACAGTTGTATTCCCTGTCTCGCAGCAACTGATAAAAACTCCAGGGAACCACTTCAAATGACTGAAATGCCAAAACAGGCATGGGATTCAGTGAGCATGGATTTCTGTGGACCATTTCCTGATGGAAAATATCTTCTTGTTTTGATTGATGACTTTTCAAGATTCCcaattgttgaaataataacatCTCTTAATGCAAAATCAGTTATTGAGAAGCTTGACAAAATATTCTCAGAATATGGAATACCTGAAGTACTGAGAACTGACAATGGACCGCCGATGAATAGTGCagactttcaaaacttttcaaaacaatttggtttcaaacacagaaaaataaCCCCTATCTGGCCTCAAGCAAACGGAGAATGCGAGcgtttcatgaaaacaataggAAAAGTAATTCGTGCAGCAAAAACTCAAAAAGCAGATTGGCGCACAGACATGTATGCATTCGTACGCAACTATAGAGCTACAAAACATGCGACTACAAAATACAGTCCAGCAGAACTATTATTTGGAAGACAGATTAGAATAAAATTACCATTTGCACCATCGAAACCTTCAAAGGAAAATGTGCAAGTCAAAGCTCGTGAAAATGACGCATATCAAAAAGCTAAAATGAAATCGTACGCGGACGCAAAACGGCATGCAAAGCCGGCAACATTTAACGTTGGCGACTCTGTACTtgtcaaacaacacaaaacaaacaaattctCCACACCTTTCGACAGTCAGCCATATAAAATTACAAAGATAAACGGTTCGATGATAACAGCGAAAAGAGGAGACAAGTCAATCACCCGTAATTCGTCCTTTTTCAAGCTGATAAGGCTACAAGACTCCGACAGCGAGGACGACTTCGACGACTTCTACCGTCCTGGCAGATGCTGA